Sequence from the Paenibacillus riograndensis SBR5 genome:
AATCAGATGCTCCAATGCGCCACTATCGCCACCACGGAAGATCTCGACAATTTCTTCATCACTTATGAAATCATACTCGGACAGCATTAATTCCTTGAGGTCGACACTCACCAAGAATCCCCCCGGCTGCAACGCAAGACACATCGTTACTTCGCGAAATATAGGATCAGTATATATTATGTTACCTAACACCGTCAACCGCAGATTGACCAAAAACAATCTTCAATAGCATATTATGGTATTTTATCGGAAAACGCTTCATTCTCCAGCCTTCTTACTGACGCCGCCAGTCTTCGAGACGTCTGCGGGTCTCTGGCGGCAGTTTTTCTTCCAGGGAATGCCTTGTGGAGCTGATGTTTTTGGGCTCGATCACCTTTTTGACCTGCTTCTGGCTCTCTTCGATCTCAAGCCGCAGTTCCCTGGCCGACAGCCGCAATGCCCCTTGAGCAAAAATGACGTGCTGCTCCACAAAATCGCTGGTGGCCACGTAAATCTGCCGTCTGCGGTGACTGAACTCACCGACCAGCCGCTCAATGCATTCATCGGCCGTTTCTTTTTCCTTGGTGAAGAACACCTGCACTTTCCCCTGCACAAAAGACCTGCCCAGGCCCGGCACACGGTAAGCATCGAATACGGCAATGACGCGCAGCCCGGAAAACGCCTGATAAT
This genomic interval carries:
- a CDS encoding NYN domain-containing protein gives rise to the protein MADWRDILLVDGYNMIGGWPDLAELSLSGMQGARDRLLDMLADYQAFSGLRVIAVFDAYRVPGLGRSFVQGKVQVFFTKEKETADECIERLVGEFSHRRRQIYVATSDFVEQHVIFAQGALRLSARELRLEIEESQKQVKKVIEPKNISSTRHSLEEKLPPETRRRLEDWRRQ